In the genome of Leptolyngbya subtilissima AS-A7, one region contains:
- a CDS encoding shikimate kinase codes for MTLTDRLSGINLYLIGMMGAGKSSTGAALAQMLGYQFFDTDAVVEAAAGQTIPDLFASQGETTFRQLETEVLAELSAYRRLVIATGGGIVTQQKNWSYLHHGIVVWLDVPTAVLQGRLAGETGRPLLQGQDWETQLTTLLEQRQHLYAQADVRVTVGAGDDVGAIAARILDLVAERIRSEANSGTDSAVLN; via the coding sequence ATGACCCTGACCGATCGCCTCAGCGGAATCAACCTCTACCTCATCGGCATGATGGGCGCTGGCAAAAGCAGCACGGGCGCGGCCCTAGCCCAAATGCTCGGCTATCAGTTCTTTGATACCGATGCCGTAGTAGAAGCGGCAGCGGGGCAGACCATTCCCGACCTCTTTGCCAGCCAGGGAGAAACCACCTTTCGTCAGCTTGAAACCGAGGTGCTGGCGGAGCTTTCGGCCTACCGGCGGCTGGTGATCGCCACAGGCGGCGGCATTGTCACCCAGCAGAAAAACTGGAGCTATCTGCACCACGGCATTGTGGTGTGGCTGGATGTGCCAACCGCAGTGCTGCAAGGGCGACTGGCGGGAGAAACGGGCCGTCCGCTATTGCAGGGGCAGGATTGGGAAACTCAGCTGACCACCCTGTTGGAGCAGCGGCAGCACCTCTACGCCCAGGCCGATGTGCGGGTGACGGTGGGGGCTGGGGATGACGTGGGGGCGATCGCTGCCCGCATTCTCGACCTGGTGGCCGAAAGAATTCGTTCTGAGGCTAATTCTGGTACCGATTCTGCCGTGCTCAATTGA
- a CDS encoding flavin prenyltransferase UbiX → MPSTDSPTFTRPLIVGVTGASGLIYAVRTLRHVLNADGVVDLVASKASQIVWQAESSIHMPLDPDKQEQFWRDQAGVPTAGKLRCHPWGDVGATIASGSYRTAGMVVIPCSMSTVGRLAAGLSSDLLERAADVQLKEGRKLVVVPRETPFSLIHLRNLTTLAEAGARIVPAIPAWYHQPQTIDDLVDFVVARALDQLDIDCVPLNRWQGHLSNV, encoded by the coding sequence ATGCCCTCCACCGACTCACCTACCTTCACCCGTCCCCTCATCGTGGGAGTCACCGGGGCATCGGGTCTGATCTACGCCGTGCGCACCCTCAGACATGTGCTCAACGCCGATGGGGTAGTCGACTTAGTCGCCTCCAAGGCATCGCAGATAGTGTGGCAGGCGGAGTCGAGCATTCACATGCCCCTCGACCCTGACAAGCAGGAGCAGTTTTGGCGCGACCAGGCGGGGGTGCCCACCGCAGGCAAGCTGCGCTGCCATCCCTGGGGAGATGTGGGGGCTACCATTGCCAGCGGCTCGTACCGCACAGCGGGGATGGTGGTGATACCGTGCAGCATGAGCACCGTGGGACGATTAGCAGCGGGCCTGAGTTCCGACCTGCTAGAGCGAGCCGCCGACGTCCAGCTCAAGGAAGGCCGCAAGCTAGTAGTGGTGCCGCGCGAAACTCCCTTTAGCCTGATTCACCTGCGCAACCTGACCACTCTAGCCGAGGCCGGCGCGCGCATTGTGCCTGCCATTCCGGCCTGGTACCACCAGCCCCAGACCATCGACGACCTGGTGGATTTTGTGGTGGCCCGCGCCCTCGATCAGCTCGACATCGACTGTGTGCCCCTCAACCGCTGGCAGGGGCACCTATCTAACGTCTAA